The Gossypium hirsutum isolate 1008001.06 chromosome D02, Gossypium_hirsutum_v2.1, whole genome shotgun sequence region AGTtcgaaacaaaaaacaaaaaaaaaaggaaaagagagaccTGTGATTCTGCTATTGATCATCACTATCATCTGGGGACACCTTCAATAAGCCTAGCCCCAACTCTATCCAGCTTTTTAACCATTGCCACCGATCTCAAATGCCCTTCTTCTAAAAACGCATCCACCATTTTTTGCCCAATCTTCTTCCCTTCCTCTTCATTGTCTATCACAGCCACCGCCGTCGGCCCAGCACCACTAATAGTACACCCGAAAGCTCCGGCCTTGATAGCCGCCTTCTTCACAGCTTCCATCCCCGGAATCAGGGGTGCTCGTTTAGGCTCCACGATCTTGTCCGACGACAATGCTTTCCCTAACCCCACGACGTCGCCCTCCAACACCGATGCTACCAGTGCACCCGCTTGGCTGCAATTCCAGACGTGGTGCGGCATCCCAATTTCGGCGGGCAAAGCCGCACGCATTTTCTTGGTGGGGGCCTCGAATTCCGGGCTGGCCAAGATGAAAAACAGTTCTTGATTCTGGGGGAAAATCAGGGGCTTTAACTCTAGAGGATCGTAGCTTTTGATTAGGACGAAACCACCCATAACTGCAGGAGCGATATTATCGGCGTGATAGCCGGAAACTTTAGCTTCGGATTCTAACCCAGCGAGAACCAGGTGATCAACTCCGAGTTTAGCACCGAAGAGCTCGTTGACCGCCACTGCAGCGGCGGCGGCGGAAGCGGCGCTGGAACCGAGTCCACTGCCCAAAGGTAAGCCCTTTTCGAGTTTGAGTGAAAGGCCGAAAGAGCGAACATTCAACATTTTCATAGTGGCAATGGCAGCGATGCCGGCACAGTTGAAGAGAGGATTGGGAGAGAGTTTAGAGGACCCAGAGATCTCAGAGATGGTGACATGACCGGGGCTGACAGAAGGGTCGATGCTGAGGGAAACGAAGTCGCCTAGACCATCAACGGCAGCGCCGAGGAAGTCAAAACCTGGGCCGAGATTGGCTACCGTGGCGGGAGCGAAGGACTTGACGGAGGTGAAGACAGGCTCGAGCTCTGTAGTAGTGGTGGTGGAAAACGAGGCTTTGCATTTGAAAATGGGGACCCTTTTGGTGGTGGATGAAGGAAAGGTAATGGGTTTTAGAGGGGATTGAAATTGGAAGCAGATCGCCATTAAAGAAAGTTGAAACTTTTggggaaattagggttttaattaaaaggaaaacaaactgAAAGTGGCAGTGGTGGGATTTGTGGAGATTCTTTTGGATTGAAAGAGATACTCACCCCAATAGCTCTGCTAACTGCTAAGCTAACCACAAGGCTTGCTTAATTACCATCTGATTAACCACACGAgttaattagaatttattttagcAACTAGTCGAAT contains the following coding sequences:
- the LOC107908983 gene encoding homoserine kinase — protein: MAICFQFQSPLKPITFPSSTTKRVPIFKCKASFSTTTTTELEPVFTSVKSFAPATVANLGPGFDFLGAAVDGLGDFVSLSIDPSVSPGHVTISEISGSSKLSPNPLFNCAGIAAIATMKMLNVRSFGLSLKLEKGLPLGSGLGSSAASAAAAAVAVNELFGAKLGVDHLVLAGLESEAKVSGYHADNIAPAVMGGFVLIKSYDPLELKPLIFPQNQELFFILASPEFEAPTKKMRAALPAEIGMPHHVWNCSQAGALVASVLEGDVVGLGKALSSDKIVEPKRAPLIPGMEAVKKAAIKAGAFGCTISGAGPTAVAVIDNEEEGKKIGQKMVDAFLEEGHLRSVAMVKKLDRVGARLIEGVPR